Below is a genomic region from Venenivibrio stagnispumantis.
ATCTTTATTAAAAAAAGAAGGAAAATCTATTGTTTTGGCAGCAGCAGATACATTTAGGGCAGCTGCTATAGAACAGCTTGAGGTATGGGCTAATCGTGCAGGGGCGAGATTAGTTAAACATTCTCAAGGGGCAGATCCTTCTGCCGTTGTATTTGATGCAATTAATAGTGCAAAAAGTAGACAGGAAGATATTGTTATTGTTGATACAGCCGGAAGATTACATACAAAAGAAAATTTAATCAAAGAACTACAAAAGATAAAAAGAACAATACAGAAATTTTCACCAAATCAACCATGCGAAACTTTACTTGTTCTTGATGGAACAATAGGTCAAAACTCAATAAATCAGGCAAAAACATTTAAAGAAGCAGTAGATATAACCGGCATTATAATTACAAAACTTGATGGGACTGCAAAAGGCGGTGCTATTATTCCAATTTGTCAGGAATTAAAAATACCTATTAAATTTATAGGTGTTGGGGAAGATATAGAAGATTTACAACCATTTGACCCTAAGAATTTTGTAAATGCTTTATTTGATTAACCTTTGGTATAATATTAAATACTTGAAATTATTAAGAAAGGGAGATTTTTTATTTGAATAAAAAAATTTTAGTTTATCTTGGTATATTCTTTGCTATATTTTTTACTTTTTTCACTGCTTTTGTTGTTTTTAATCTTAGAGATTTACCGGATGTTCGGCAGCTTGAACATTGGAAACCAATGCAATCTACCCAGATATTTGATGATAATGGAAAATTGTTTGCCGAGCTATATATACAAAAAAGGCAGTATGTTCCACTTAGTAAAGTGCCAGATATAGTTAAAAAAGCATTTATAGCAGCCGAGGATAAATCTTTTTATACAAATCCGGGAGTAGATATATTTGGAATAGCCAGAGCTTTTGTAAAAAATCTATTCTCAGGTAGAGTTGTAGCCGGTGGTAGCACCATATCGCAACAACTTGTAAAAAATCTATTTTTAACACCGGAAAGAAGTTTATCCAGAAAAATTAAGGAGTTTGTGCTTGCAATAAAACTAAATAGATATTATAGCAAAGATAAGATATTAGAAATGTATCTAAATCAGATATACTTAGGGCATGGAAGTTATGGCGTTCAATCTGCTGCACAAACTTATTTTAATAAAAATGTATGGGAACTTGATGTTTGTGAAGCGGCAGTTCTTGCAGGACTTCCAAAAGCACCTTCTTATTATGACCCATATAAAAATCCGGAAGCTGCAAAAAAAAGACAACTTATAGTATTACAAAATATGCTTGAGGAAGGTTATATAACAGAAGAAGAATATAAAGAATGTGCAGAAAAACCTATAAAACTTGCTAAAAATTATAAATCTGATGGTTATAATGATTATGCTACAGAAATGGTAAGACAATGGCTTGTAGATAAATTTGGAGATGATGTTTTATACAAAGGCGGTTATAAAGTATACACAACCTTAGATAAAGATTTACAAATCTATGCCACAAACAGAATACAGAAAAAATTAGAAGAACTACAACTTCAAGTCGGCTTTCCTAAGCTTACAGAAGATGAAATTAATCAGTTAAAAGAAAGATATGAAAATCAAGATTCTATAATGATACAGGATAAGATATATATAGCAATTATATCAGAGATAAAAGGAAAAGTAATTAAATTTAAAATAAAAGATGTGGAAGGTAGTGTTATATTTAACGGAAATTTAAAAAATGCAAAGGTAGGAATGCCAATATTCGTAAGATATAAAAACGAGAACAGTTTTGAGTTTGTGCCATTTTTAGAAGGTGCAGTAGTTTCAATAGATTCCCATACCGGAAAAATAAAAGCAATTGTTGGTGGATACTCTATTTATAAATCTCAATTTAATAGAGTATTCCAAAGCAAGAGACAACCCGGTTCTGCATTTAAACCTATTATATATATGGCCGCGTTATTAAAAGGATATACCCAAATATCTTTATTAAAAGATGAACCTATATCATTTTGGGATTATAGCCAAAATAAAGAATGGATACCTTCTAACTATGATGGGCAATATAGAGGAACTGTATTGTTAAGAACTGCCCTTGCCCAGAGTTTAAATGCTGCTACCGTATATCTTCTATCCCAGATAGATTTTGACCCTGTTCTTGATGTGGCTCAAAGGGTTGGTATAACTTCAAGATTACCTAAATTTTATTCTCTTGCCCTTGGTTCTATAGAAGTTTCTCCGATAGAGCTTGCAACGGCGTTTGCAACATTTGGAAATGAGGGAACAAGATGCAAACCATTTTTTATAAAGAAAGTTATAGACCCTGAAGGAAAAGTTGTGTTTGAAGATAAAGAAGAATGCATGGATGTGCTTCCAAAACCTGAAACTGGAGTAATGTTAGATTTACTTAGGGCTGTAGTGACGGAAGGGACTGCTACAAGAGCTGCTTCTCTTCCTTTCCCTGTAGCCGGAAAAACAGGAACAACAAATGATTATGCAGATGCATGGTTTGCAGGATTTGACCCTGATTTAACAACAGTTGTATGGGTAGGATATGATAGAAGAAAACCCATAGGAAAAGGAATGGCAGGAGCCGTAGCAGCTTTACCTCTATGGATGGATATTATGGCTTATGCTAATAGAAATGG
It encodes:
- a CDS encoding penicillin-binding protein 1A; the protein is MNKKILVYLGIFFAIFFTFFTAFVVFNLRDLPDVRQLEHWKPMQSTQIFDDNGKLFAELYIQKRQYVPLSKVPDIVKKAFIAAEDKSFYTNPGVDIFGIARAFVKNLFSGRVVAGGSTISQQLVKNLFLTPERSLSRKIKEFVLAIKLNRYYSKDKILEMYLNQIYLGHGSYGVQSAAQTYFNKNVWELDVCEAAVLAGLPKAPSYYDPYKNPEAAKKRQLIVLQNMLEEGYITEEEYKECAEKPIKLAKNYKSDGYNDYATEMVRQWLVDKFGDDVLYKGGYKVYTTLDKDLQIYATNRIQKKLEELQLQVGFPKLTEDEINQLKERYENQDSIMIQDKIYIAIISEIKGKVIKFKIKDVEGSVIFNGNLKNAKVGMPIFVRYKNENSFEFVPFLEGAVVSIDSHTGKIKAIVGGYSIYKSQFNRVFQSKRQPGSAFKPIIYMAALLKGYTQISLLKDEPISFWDYSQNKEWIPSNYDGQYRGTVLLRTALAQSLNAATVYLLSQIDFDPVLDVAQRVGITSRLPKFYSLALGSIEVSPIELATAFATFGNEGTRCKPFFIKKVIDPEGKVVFEDKEECMDVLPKPETGVMLDLLRAVVTEGTATRAASLPFPVAGKTGTTNDYADAWFAGFDPDLTTVVWVGYDRRKPIGKGMAGAVAALPLWMDIMAYANRNGGVKEFSKPDGVVYIPIDPITRTISVNNCPKKYMAFVEGTYPTVDCEGNPVDLSKVFAPTQQPSEQQPEQQQTEQPEQQPPPEQTQSPENKAEEKIPSAKDILNLIKEGEKQ
- the ftsY gene encoding signal recognition particle-docking protein FtsY codes for the protein MFKSLYEKIKKGVEKTKAQLMKISFRRKIDEALFEEIETALLKADVGVKATQEIMKFLREESKKRGITEGEDLKSLLKEKLIEILSGCKGELNLKGEKPDVILFLGINGSGKTTTVGKLASLLKKEGKSIVLAAADTFRAAAIEQLEVWANRAGARLVKHSQGADPSAVVFDAINSAKSRQEDIVIVDTAGRLHTKENLIKELQKIKRTIQKFSPNQPCETLLVLDGTIGQNSINQAKTFKEAVDITGIIITKLDGTAKGGAIIPICQELKIPIKFIGVGEDIEDLQPFDPKNFVNALFD